From Sediminitomix flava, the proteins below share one genomic window:
- a CDS encoding HAD hydrolase-like protein: MSYVPYVRKAIIFDFDGTIADTTRHIYRIANSVAPQLGLDPASEQTFRECRDMDSLSAMKHLNISPLKIPSLIKRVKSELKKEIGEIPLIIGMKDCLTFLADQGFTLGIVTSNSVDIVEDFLRKHQLDHFFKFVHSASGLFGKDKILKNVIKKYELIKEDTYYVGDECRDVKAANKCMLKMIAVAWGFHSSRILKEQNPAFIAERPEQINEFVLI; encoded by the coding sequence ATGAGCTATGTACCTTACGTAAGAAAAGCCATCATTTTCGACTTTGATGGAACAATTGCTGATACTACTAGACATATTTATCGTATAGCTAATAGTGTTGCACCACAACTAGGTTTAGACCCCGCATCTGAGCAAACTTTTAGAGAATGCCGTGATATGGATAGCCTTTCGGCAATGAAACACCTAAATATTTCCCCACTAAAAATCCCGTCATTAATCAAAAGAGTAAAAAGTGAGTTGAAAAAAGAGATTGGTGAAATTCCATTAATCATAGGGATGAAAGATTGTTTAACATTCTTAGCAGATCAAGGTTTCACTCTCGGTATCGTCACTTCTAACTCGGTAGACATTGTAGAAGATTTTTTAAGAAAACATCAATTAGATCATTTTTTCAAATTCGTACATTCTGCAAGTGGACTTTTCGGGAAAGATAAAATATTAAAAAATGTCATTAAAAAATACGAGCTCATTAAAGAGGACACTTATTATGTTGGAGATGAATGCAGAGATGTAAAGGCTGCAAATAAGTGTATGCTAAAAATGATTGCAGTAGCCTGGGGATTTCATTCTTCTAGAATTTTAAAAGAACAGAATCCGGCTTTCATTGCAGAAAGGCCTGAGCAAAT
- a CDS encoding alpha/beta fold hydrolase, producing MKMRTSDEEMLKSLKSEFSSPKVFDYKVGDKNMHYIQSGNKNAPLLLFVHGAPGSLDAFKQYMENDTLNMNTLMISVDRSGYGKSDFGVSEPSIEKQAELIQPILEKHKDKKIILVGHSYGGPIICRILIDYPNYNYGTAYLLAPAISPELEKMFWINKPADSPIFKWMIPKAFKVANDEKMVHAKELELMDTLWQNIKTPIKVYQGKKDRIVDPKNAEFAKEKMINTEVEVVYLEEEDHFIPWTKFDLIKNELLKSLH from the coding sequence ATGAAAATGCGAACATCAGATGAGGAAATGCTAAAATCATTAAAATCGGAATTTTCTTCACCTAAAGTATTTGATTATAAAGTAGGTGATAAAAATATGCATTACATTCAGTCAGGGAATAAAAATGCTCCTCTCCTTCTGTTTGTTCATGGAGCGCCAGGTTCTTTGGATGCATTCAAACAGTATATGGAAAATGATACTTTAAATATGAATACTTTGATGATTTCTGTTGATCGTTCTGGTTATGGAAAATCAGATTTTGGAGTTTCAGAACCTTCCATTGAGAAGCAAGCAGAATTAATTCAACCAATTTTAGAAAAGCATAAGGACAAAAAAATCATTTTGGTAGGGCATTCTTACGGTGGACCAATTATTTGTAGAATATTAATAGACTACCCCAACTATAATTATGGAACTGCATATTTATTGGCTCCTGCCATATCTCCAGAATTGGAAAAAATGTTTTGGATTAATAAACCAGCCGATTCACCTATATTCAAATGGATGATCCCAAAAGCTTTTAAAGTAGCTAATGATGAAAAAATGGTCCATGCAAAAGAATTAGAATTGATGGACACTTTATGGCAAAATATTAAGACACCAATCAAAGTATATCAAGGTAAGAAAGATAGAATTGTTGATCCAAAAAATGCTGAATTTGCTAAAGAAAAAATGATCAATACAGAAGTAGAAGTAGTTTACTTGGAGGAAGAAGATCATTTTATTCCATGGACAAAATTTGATTTAATCAAGAATGAACTATTGAAGAGTTTACATTAA
- the folK gene encoding 2-amino-4-hydroxy-6-hydroxymethyldihydropteridine diphosphokinase, translating to MGKHKAFLSLGGNMGDRLQALQDASNELINRVGLILKSSSIYETDAWGVTDQPAFYNQVILVETELSPRELLSTILEIEKDLGRVRILKWGQRLIDIDILFYDNEIIEEEGLIVPHPYLHDRMFALAPLAEIDSQYVHPKIGKSLATLKSLCKDELEVRQLELAE from the coding sequence ATGGGTAAACATAAAGCATTTCTTTCCCTTGGTGGAAATATGGGTGATAGGTTACAGGCTTTACAAGATGCAAGTAATGAGTTGATAAATAGGGTAGGACTTATTTTAAAGAGTTCTTCCATTTATGAAACAGATGCATGGGGTGTAACTGATCAACCAGCTTTCTATAACCAAGTTATTTTGGTGGAAACAGAGCTTTCTCCAAGAGAATTACTCTCTACGATTTTAGAGATTGAGAAAGACTTAGGTCGAGTACGAATACTGAAATGGGGGCAAAGACTTATAGATATAGATATACTTTTCTATGATAATGAGATCATAGAGGAAGAAGGTCTTATTGTTCCTCATCCGTATTTACATGATCGGATGTTTGCTCTTGCTCCATTAGCAGAAATAGACTCTCAATATGTTCATCCTAAGATAGGTAAGAGTTTAGCAACGCTAAAATCCTTGTGCAAGGATGAACTTGAAGTAAGGCAATTAGAATTGGCTGAATAG
- the rlmD gene encoding 23S rRNA (uracil(1939)-C(5))-methyltransferase RlmD, with protein MARRRKTIVFENVEISDVASGGKSIAKIDDKVVFVTGAVPGDVVDLRVVKKKKSFMEAIPTAYHKYSEDRVEPFCEHFGLCGGCKWQQLPYEKQLEYKQKEVVDHLTRIGKVELPEVTPILGSPEITYYRNKMEFAYTDTRWLLEEEKDLDIKETRGCGFHIPGKFDKIVHLNHCHLQGNISNDVRSAMMDFIKENDLTCYNARKQEGLMRSLMIRTASTGDVMVLVQFHKEETEIITTTMEFLKEKFPQITSLMYVVNGKGNDTIYDLDVVCYHGVPYITEEMEGLKFRVGPKSFYQTNSAQAYELYKITRDFAGLTGNERVYDLYTGTGTIAQFVSRKAKEVVGIESVPAAIEDAKKNAELNGITNCKFYAGDMKDLLTKKFIDAHGIPDVIITDPPRVGMHQDVVNQLLEVAAKRIVYVSCNSATQARDLELLDAKYKVIKVQPVDQFPHTWHIENVVLLELK; from the coding sequence ATGGCTAGAAGAAGAAAGACAATCGTATTTGAAAACGTCGAAATTTCAGACGTTGCGAGTGGAGGTAAAAGCATCGCAAAAATTGATGATAAAGTAGTGTTTGTCACTGGTGCAGTACCAGGAGATGTTGTAGACCTACGAGTAGTCAAAAAGAAGAAAAGTTTTATGGAGGCAATTCCTACTGCTTACCATAAATATTCTGAAGATAGAGTAGAACCATTTTGTGAGCATTTTGGCTTATGTGGAGGTTGTAAATGGCAACAGCTACCATATGAAAAACAACTTGAATACAAACAGAAAGAAGTTGTTGATCATTTAACAAGAATTGGTAAAGTAGAGTTACCTGAAGTAACTCCAATTCTTGGCTCTCCAGAAATTACCTATTATAGGAATAAAATGGAGTTTGCATATACTGATACTCGTTGGTTACTTGAAGAGGAGAAAGACCTTGATATAAAAGAAACGAGGGGTTGTGGATTCCACATACCTGGTAAGTTTGATAAGATTGTACATCTAAACCACTGCCATTTACAAGGAAATATTTCTAATGATGTCCGATCTGCAATGATGGACTTCATTAAAGAAAATGATCTGACTTGTTACAATGCTAGAAAGCAAGAAGGTCTGATGCGTTCGCTTATGATTAGAACAGCATCAACTGGTGATGTTATGGTTTTAGTACAGTTTCATAAAGAAGAAACTGAAATTATTACTACAACGATGGAATTTTTGAAAGAGAAATTCCCTCAAATTACTTCTCTGATGTATGTAGTAAATGGTAAAGGAAATGATACGATCTATGACCTAGATGTAGTTTGTTATCATGGTGTACCATACATTACTGAAGAAATGGAAGGCCTGAAATTCCGTGTAGGGCCAAAATCATTCTATCAAACCAATTCTGCTCAAGCTTACGAACTGTATAAAATCACGAGAGATTTTGCGGGGCTTACAGGAAATGAGAGAGTTTATGATTTGTATACAGGTACAGGTACTATTGCTCAGTTTGTTTCTAGAAAAGCAAAAGAGGTTGTAGGGATTGAATCTGTTCCAGCTGCTATAGAAGATGCGAAGAAGAATGCAGAGCTAAATGGAATTACTAATTGTAAATTCTATGCAGGTGATATGAAAGATCTCCTAACGAAGAAATTTATTGATGCTCATGGTATTCCAGATGTTATTATTACTGACCCTCCAAGAGTTGGTATGCATCAAGATGTAGTCAATCAATTATTGGAAGTAGCTGCGAAAAGAATTGTCTACGTTAGCTGTAATTCTGCGACTCAAGCTCGTGATTTAGAATTATTAGATGCTAAGTATAAAGTTATTAAAGTACAACCTGTTGACCAGTTTCCACATACTTGGCATATCGAAAATGTGGTACTGTTAGAGTTGAAATAA
- a CDS encoding SiaC family regulatory phosphoprotein produces MFKPIFSLLSSKSKKGETKATEKNDLSWLDPYGKGPYIPKISIDSDRKKVYMLGAAYMENSAVFFDELINFLSKSLKKEDWQSLHLSLDYFNSGSSKGLLKLFFTCKEWSKEYPDISVHWHFDSLDSDLKEEIQDFTDDTGLPIIMDENGYLTKDDLPQN; encoded by the coding sequence ATGTTTAAACCGATCTTTTCATTACTTTCTTCAAAGTCAAAAAAAGGAGAAACAAAGGCAACTGAAAAAAATGATTTGTCTTGGTTAGATCCTTATGGAAAGGGGCCTTATATACCAAAAATTTCTATTGATTCAGATCGAAAAAAGGTATATATGCTTGGTGCTGCATATATGGAGAATTCAGCGGTATTTTTTGATGAATTAATAAACTTTTTATCTAAAAGCTTAAAAAAAGAGGATTGGCAATCACTTCATTTATCTTTAGATTATTTTAATTCAGGATCTTCAAAAGGTCTATTAAAGCTATTCTTTACGTGTAAGGAATGGTCAAAAGAATACCCAGATATTTCTGTACATTGGCATTTTGACAGTTTGGATTCAGATTTGAAAGAAGAGATTCAAGATTTTACTGATGATACGGGGCTACCTATTATCATGGATGAAAATGGTTACTTAACTAAAGACGATCTTCCTCAAAACTGA
- the smc gene encoding chromosome segregation protein SMC: MLLNKLEIKGFKSFGDRVTLNFDEGVTAVVGPNGSGKSNVVDAIRWVLGEQSTKALRSEKMDNIIFNGTKKRRPLNMAEVSLTFKNHKNLLPTEYSEVTIGRRFYRSGDGEYLLNGVSCRLKDIQNLFLDTGIGSNSYAIIELKMVDEILNDINNSRRNLFEEAAGISKFKKRKKETLKKLADTDADLERVDDLLHEIEKNMRSLERQAREARRYLKLKKEYKQISISYAKKSVSSQLDQLEEFADRIQQEKTLKENFNKLAEEKELQLKNEKEGVEDKEKLVDSRRKTLNEHLMKIHEVEGDKKLKAEKGRFLDEKKQALFQNLDEEQASINSMKASLDKLKVESEVVQKMIAETEYLLVEYKTSFESQKERVEGLKRQSTDLEVQIKNRQTTLFQLRKSLEVNELQLTALKQELEQEHQNSSEKSNNLQEFDEALNTIQKEETELRLELEQVKEQQQLNDSKKALLEGQEKTIKDEVAELNRTLDAKQNEYDLTKSMVDNLEGFPEAIKFIRKRTSWGQKAPLLSDLITSEEKYRTAIENYLEPYLNFFILEDEDHAWKSIELLTNNGKGRANFLLLSKFSGYKPLPKKEFEDAFPVIDIVQYDEKHRDLVNFMLDNLYMLKGDVEDLPADDSAIFISENGKFIKKKFIISGGSVGVFEGKKIGRSKNLENLAQEIEELKLQISAKKEALENIKIELEILLDQDKKELLTELTDKYHVVSQELTKIQTKREQFISFLSDAEHKREAMQEKIVSLQEALENDRPRLEDETYTLEDLENRFEDIKDELQKEQELLSQKSAQYNEQNILFHQQENKIQSLENELNFKASTYSKGSERLQAIHDELKKVEEELQRISNMDVAGDQVIQGLYEEKEAIEEAVKEAEKTFYASRGNINDLEIELRDYQRKKETTDNVIMQLSEKIQNIRLDLTSVKEKISAEFNLDLEKLANEEDEDNPFEEMAESELRPLVAQTKEKLSKIGPVNHMAIEAFDEVKERHTFITTQKDDLLKAKEQLAQTISDIDTVARERFMESFDLVRDNFIEVFRSLFTEEDNCDLRLVDPDDPLNSKIAIMAQPKGKRPLTINQLSGGEKTLTATALLFSIYLLKPAPFCIFDEVDAPLDDANVDKFNKIIRKFSENSQFIIITHNKRTMTSTEVIYGVTMIEQGVTSVVPVDIRNIPELKLT, from the coding sequence ATGCTACTGAATAAACTGGAGATAAAAGGCTTTAAAAGCTTTGGTGATCGGGTGACTCTGAACTTTGATGAAGGAGTAACTGCGGTAGTTGGGCCCAATGGTTCTGGGAAATCGAATGTTGTAGATGCCATCAGATGGGTGTTGGGAGAGCAAAGTACAAAAGCTTTGCGATCAGAAAAGATGGATAATATCATTTTCAATGGTACGAAAAAACGTCGTCCGTTGAATATGGCAGAGGTATCTCTAACTTTTAAAAACCACAAGAATTTACTTCCTACAGAATATTCGGAAGTGACTATTGGTCGTCGATTTTACCGTTCGGGCGATGGAGAATACCTTCTAAACGGTGTTTCTTGTCGTTTGAAAGATATCCAAAATCTTTTTCTAGATACGGGAATTGGTTCAAATAGCTATGCGATCATTGAGTTAAAAATGGTCGATGAAATCCTCAACGATATCAATAATTCTCGTCGTAACTTATTTGAAGAGGCAGCAGGTATCTCCAAATTCAAGAAACGTAAGAAAGAAACGCTTAAAAAATTAGCTGATACAGATGCCGATCTTGAGCGTGTAGATGATCTTTTGCATGAAATTGAGAAAAACATGCGTTCACTGGAGCGTCAGGCTAGAGAAGCGAGACGTTACTTGAAACTCAAAAAGGAATACAAACAGATCAGTATTAGTTATGCTAAAAAATCAGTGAGTAGCCAATTGGATCAATTGGAAGAATTTGCTGATCGAATCCAACAAGAAAAGACGCTCAAAGAAAATTTCAATAAACTTGCTGAAGAGAAAGAACTCCAACTCAAGAACGAAAAAGAAGGAGTAGAGGATAAAGAAAAACTAGTTGATAGCCGCAGAAAAACACTCAATGAACATCTCATGAAAATTCATGAGGTGGAAGGAGATAAAAAGCTCAAGGCTGAAAAAGGACGTTTCTTAGACGAAAAGAAACAGGCACTTTTCCAAAACTTAGATGAAGAGCAAGCAAGTATCAATTCCATGAAAGCGAGTTTAGACAAGCTGAAAGTGGAGTCTGAGGTGGTTCAGAAAATGATTGCTGAAACCGAATATTTGCTCGTAGAATATAAAACATCATTTGAATCTCAGAAGGAGCGAGTAGAAGGATTAAAACGTCAATCTACAGACTTAGAGGTTCAGATAAAGAATAGACAAACCACACTTTTCCAACTGAGAAAGAGCTTAGAAGTCAATGAACTTCAGCTTACAGCTCTCAAGCAAGAGTTGGAACAAGAACATCAGAATTCTTCAGAGAAATCAAACAACCTTCAAGAGTTTGATGAAGCACTGAATACAATTCAGAAAGAAGAAACAGAATTGCGTTTGGAGTTGGAGCAAGTAAAAGAGCAACAACAACTAAACGATAGTAAAAAGGCTCTGCTGGAAGGGCAGGAGAAAACCATTAAAGATGAAGTAGCAGAGTTGAATCGTACGCTTGATGCAAAGCAGAATGAGTATGATTTAACAAAATCTATGGTCGATAACCTTGAAGGTTTTCCTGAGGCGATTAAGTTTATTCGCAAACGTACTTCTTGGGGGCAAAAAGCACCTCTATTATCTGATCTGATCACTTCTGAAGAGAAATACAGAACAGCTATTGAGAATTATCTTGAGCCATATCTGAACTTCTTTATTCTTGAAGATGAAGATCACGCTTGGAAGTCGATTGAGCTTTTGACGAATAATGGAAAAGGTCGAGCAAACTTCCTTTTGTTAAGTAAATTTTCGGGGTATAAGCCCCTGCCTAAGAAAGAATTTGAAGATGCTTTCCCTGTCATCGATATCGTTCAATACGATGAAAAGCATAGAGATTTGGTCAACTTTATGTTGGACAATCTTTATATGTTAAAGGGAGATGTAGAAGATTTACCTGCTGACGATTCAGCGATCTTTATTTCTGAAAATGGTAAGTTTATCAAAAAGAAATTTATCATCTCGGGAGGTTCTGTGGGTGTTTTTGAAGGGAAAAAGATTGGTAGATCAAAGAACCTTGAAAACCTTGCTCAAGAGATTGAAGAACTAAAACTTCAAATTTCAGCTAAGAAAGAAGCTTTAGAGAACATCAAGATTGAGTTAGAGATACTTTTAGATCAAGATAAAAAAGAATTACTCACAGAATTGACGGATAAATACCATGTGGTAAGTCAAGAACTGACGAAAATTCAGACAAAACGTGAGCAATTCATTTCTTTCCTTTCTGACGCTGAACACAAACGTGAGGCAATGCAAGAGAAGATAGTAAGTCTTCAAGAAGCATTAGAAAATGACCGTCCGAGATTGGAGGATGAGACTTACACTTTGGAAGACCTTGAAAATCGTTTTGAAGACATCAAAGATGAACTTCAAAAGGAGCAAGAGCTTTTAAGTCAGAAATCGGCTCAATACAATGAGCAAAACATCCTTTTCCATCAGCAAGAAAATAAGATTCAGAGCCTTGAAAATGAGCTAAACTTCAAAGCATCCACCTATTCAAAAGGTAGTGAGCGTTTGCAAGCCATTCATGACGAACTGAAGAAAGTAGAGGAGGAGCTTCAACGAATTTCTAATATGGATGTAGCCGGAGATCAAGTGATTCAAGGGCTATACGAAGAAAAAGAAGCGATTGAAGAAGCTGTGAAAGAGGCGGAAAAGACTTTCTATGCGAGCCGTGGTAATATCAATGATCTTGAAATTGAGCTAAGAGATTATCAGCGTAAGAAAGAAACTACGGATAATGTCATCATGCAGCTTTCTGAAAAAATTCAGAATATCCGTTTGGACTTGACTTCTGTAAAAGAAAAGATATCTGCGGAGTTTAATCTTGATTTGGAGAAATTAGCCAATGAAGAAGACGAAGACAATCCATTTGAAGAAATGGCAGAGTCTGAACTTCGTCCGTTGGTTGCTCAGACAAAAGAGAAGCTCAGTAAAATTGGGCCAGTGAACCATATGGCTATTGAAGCTTTTGATGAGGTGAAAGAGCGTCATACTTTTATCACAACGCAGAAAGATGACTTACTGAAAGCCAAAGAACAATTGGCTCAAACGATCTCTGATATTGACACGGTAGCGAGGGAGCGTTTTATGGAGTCATTTGATTTGGTACGTGATAACTTTATCGAAGTATTCCGTTCGTTATTTACAGAAGAAGATAACTGTGACCTTCGTTTAGTTGATCCTGATGATCCTTTGAATTCTAAGATTGCGATTATGGCTCAGCCGAAAGGAAAACGTCCTTTGACCATCAATCAGCTTTCGGGAGGAGAGAAAACACTGACAGCTACAGCACTTCTTTTTTCAATTTATCTACTAAAGCCTGCACCATTCTGTATTTTTGATGAGGTAGATGCTCCATTGGATGATGCTAATGTAGATAAGTTCAACAAGATTATCCGTAAGTTCTCTGAGAATTCTCAGTTTATCATTATTACACACAACAAACGTACGATGACCAGTACTGAAGTGATCTATGGTGTGACGATGATTGAGCAAGGAGTTACTTCAGTAGTACCTGTAGATATCAGAAATATTCCAGAATTGAAATTGACGTAA
- a CDS encoding DUF6261 family protein codes for MIEVKTIPSYNLTVDETRAIGKMYFNLFQDFDVATHHLENYVNPFNTAWTDYDAVSKPSGASVITKEIRDYDQDRDYDFLIFRSYVEHLRYVQRGAESRSLDELELLIQTYGYSLQAFGYIKQSSAMDGLLKDLRTKEKAIEAITEFQLEEKVAAMEASQQKFMDAYVQKYEEKAEKAAVGSAIELRKVLLEKMMKLLTGLEIAANMFMSEEIKDLVQNINAINEDFSARIQSRETRNEIGAS; via the coding sequence ATGATAGAGGTAAAAACAATCCCAAGTTATAATCTTACTGTAGACGAAACGAGAGCCATTGGAAAAATGTATTTTAATCTGTTCCAAGATTTTGATGTCGCTACGCATCACCTAGAAAACTATGTAAATCCGTTTAACACCGCATGGACAGATTATGACGCTGTCAGTAAACCTAGTGGTGCTTCTGTCATCACAAAAGAGATCAGAGATTATGACCAAGATCGTGACTATGATTTCTTAATCTTCCGTTCTTATGTAGAGCACTTGCGTTATGTTCAGAGAGGTGCCGAAAGCAGAAGCTTAGACGAATTAGAACTGCTGATACAGACCTATGGTTATTCGCTCCAAGCTTTTGGATATATCAAACAAAGTAGTGCAATGGATGGCTTATTGAAAGATTTGAGAACCAAAGAAAAGGCCATAGAAGCGATAACAGAATTTCAATTAGAAGAGAAAGTTGCTGCTATGGAGGCTAGTCAGCAGAAATTCATGGATGCTTATGTGCAGAAGTATGAAGAAAAAGCGGAGAAAGCAGCAGTAGGAAGTGCCATTGAACTTCGTAAAGTTTTGCTTGAGAAAATGATGAAATTACTCACTGGTCTAGAAATAGCGGCTAATATGTTTATGTCTGAAGAAATCAAAGATTTGGTTCAAAATATCAATGCGATCAATGAAGATTTCAGTGCACGTATTCAGAGTAGAGAAACCAGAAATGAGATAGGTGCTTCTTAA
- a CDS encoding dienelactone hydrolase family protein: protein MKKLSLLILGLCSSLLITAFVLKPTDNGYITPSNVGVYCHGNYEAIDNFATLTEDKDFRMAHELPRAITTEGTGEMITYTVKGGGEANAYLIKSAQASDKYLFVIHEWWGLNDHIKAEAETLAKALKDVNVIALDIYDGKVATTREDAGKYMRSVSKERGQAIVEGAIKYAGKKAEIATIGWCFGGGWSLQSALLAKKQTVGCVIYYGMPETDASKLKGLNSDVLGIFAAKDKWITPEVVGKFEESMKSLDKGCQIEMYEDADHAFANPSSPRYVEKDAQDANAKAVAYLKERFDS from the coding sequence ATGAAAAAACTATCACTACTGATCCTAGGCTTATGTTCAAGTCTTCTGATTACCGCTTTTGTTCTCAAACCAACAGATAATGGCTACATCACTCCTTCTAATGTAGGTGTGTACTGTCATGGTAATTATGAGGCGATTGACAACTTTGCGACACTGACAGAGGACAAGGACTTTCGTATGGCTCATGAGCTACCAAGAGCTATTACAACTGAAGGTACAGGCGAAATGATTACTTACACAGTAAAAGGTGGAGGCGAAGCCAACGCTTACCTGATCAAATCCGCTCAAGCTTCTGACAAATACCTTTTTGTGATTCATGAATGGTGGGGCTTGAATGATCATATTAAAGCTGAAGCAGAAACACTTGCTAAAGCCTTGAAAGATGTAAATGTGATTGCCTTAGATATTTATGATGGAAAAGTAGCCACTACAAGAGAAGATGCTGGTAAATATATGCGTTCGGTCTCTAAAGAAAGAGGGCAAGCCATTGTAGAAGGAGCGATAAAATACGCTGGAAAGAAGGCTGAAATAGCTACGATTGGTTGGTGTTTTGGTGGCGGATGGTCTTTACAGTCTGCACTATTGGCTAAAAAACAAACGGTAGGCTGTGTAATATATTACGGAATGCCCGAAACAGATGCCAGTAAATTGAAAGGCCTAAACTCTGATGTATTGGGTATTTTTGCAGCTAAAGACAAATGGATTACTCCAGAAGTGGTTGGTAAATTTGAGGAAAGTATGAAAAGCCTTGACAAAGGTTGCCAAATAGAAATGTACGAAGATGCAGATCACGCTTTTGCGAATCCTTCTAGCCCTAGATATGTGGAAAAAGACGCACAAGATGCTAACGCAAAAGCTGTTGCTTATTTGAAAGAAAGATTTGATTCTTAG